Below is a window of Dietzia timorensis DNA.
GGCGGAAGTTGACGAGCAGGCTTGCCGCGCCGAGGCTGGCGATGGGCGTGCCGGCGAGGAACAGACCGATGGCGAGGAACTCCATCGATCCGGCGTAGATGAGGATCGAGAATGCCGGAGTCCACCACCAGTCGAAGCCGGACTGCACCATGAGCACGCCGAACGCGAGGCCGAGCGGGAGCATCCCCACCGCGACCGGGAGGGCGTCGGCCACTCCCTTGCGGATTTCGGCGCGCGCCGATCCGGATGTCGCGGAGTGGGCCGGCGCGGCGTCGTCCGACATCGTCAACTCTCCTTATGTAGAGATTCGGGACGCCGCTACGTCCCGGCAGCCCCCAGCAATTCCGCGGAGTCCTCGCGGCGCTCGTCGCGCCGCGGCACCAACGGGATCGCCGCCATCCCAGCGAGCGTAGCGAGCGCGAACGCCCAGACAAATCCGTGCCCGGAAATCACCGCCGCGAACAGGGGAGTGGCCGCCGAGACCGCCAGGAACTGCATCGTATTCTGCACCCCCAACGCCCGCCCCGACCAGAACGGGCCGGCGAACTCGGCGACCGAGGTGAAGGCGAGTCCGTTGTCGGCGACGGCGATCACCGAGGCGATCACGGCGACGGCAATGGCGACCGAGTTCGGCACCCCGAGCGCCTCGGCGGCGGTGAGCGCGCCGAACGCCACCGCCGCGGACATCGCTACCCAGCGCAGCAGCCAGTTGCGGTGGGGGAGCCTGTCGGAGGCGCCGCCGACGACGATGCGCCCGATCCCGCCGAGTACCTGCGTGACCGTGACGACGGTACCTGCGGCCACCGCGTTCCAGCCTTCGCCGACGACGAGCCACACGAGAAGCCACGACTGCATGAGGGTTTGGGGAAGCACGAGCAGAACGCTGGTTGCGTGAATGCGCCACAGGTAGGGCACGCGGTAGGGCGAGGTGCCGAGCACGGCCGCGCTGCTCGAGGACTTATCGGGCCTCGGCGGATCCTTGACCACGAGCGCGCTGAGCACGGCCGACGCGGCGGCCAGCGCCATCGGGACGCCGAGCGCCGCGGACACCCCGTGGCCTCCGGCGATCCACGGCATCGTCATCGCCGCGACCGCGACGCCTGCGGGTTGGGACATCTGGCGGATTCCCATGGCGAGTCCGCGCCGCTGGGGCGGAAACCAGCCGACGACGACGCGCCCGGACGCCGAGTTCGCCGCCGCCGAGGCCGCGCCGCCCAAGGTGAACAGCACGCCGAGCCACACCAGGCCCGCCGTCTGGGTGCCGCCTGCCGCCGCAGTCCACATCGACGCGCCGATCGCCAGCGCGGTCAGCGCGGCCCCGGACGTGAGCGCGAGGCGCTCGCCCTTCGCGTCGACGAGGGAGCCCCAGGCCACGAGGGCGCACGCGACGCCGACGTTGGGCATCGCGACGAGGACCCCGGCCGCGGTGAGCGAAACCCCGGCGGCGTGAAGGTGGGGGATGAGAAACGCCACGCCCACGACGAACGCGCTGGTCGCGCTCGCGGCGAGCGTGGAAATCGCAAGCACCGCCCAGTGCCACGCCGTGACGTCGCGGCGCGGGCGCGCCCCGGGGGCCCGAGTGCGAGAGTCTCCGCCGTCATCCATGGGCCCGAGCGTACTCGCAGCTATCCCAACTTATGAATTTCTTCTCCCATTAGTTGAGATTCGGATCTGTGGGGTAGGTCGAGAACAGGCTCAGTGGCGCCTCTTGCCGGCGCATCACCTGCGCCCAGAGATCGCCGGCCTTATCGGTGATGACGTCGGACGGCAGGCCCATCGCGACGATCCAATCCCCGCGCGCGAGTTCCGCGGTGAGCTGCCCCGGTGCCCAGCTCGCGTAGCCCGCGAAAATGCGCACGCCCTCCACCGCATTAGACAGGGAATCGGGGTCGGCATCCAGGTCGACGACGTACACCCGTGATTCGACGTTGTGGACGTGCTCGTCGTCGCGGAGCGGCCGGCCGGGCTGGGCCACCGCAAGCGCTACGCCGGAGTCCCCGCTGAGCGGCCCGCCGCGGAAAAGCGCGTGCGGGGGAGCGAGGATCTGTCCCCAGTGCTCGAGGAGTTCGGCGACATTGGCGTCGAGCGGCTTGTTGAGCATGACCCCGAGCGTGCCTTCGATGCCGTGTTCGATGAGGTAGATGATGGTGCGCCCGAAGATCGGATCGTCCATCCCGGGAGAAGCGATGAGGAGCTCGCCGGGGCAGGGCTGTCGAGCGTCGCGCGCGCCGGACAGGTAGTTCTGCCGCTCGCTCATCCGTGTCTGCCTCCTTTGCACCGGCCGCCGGAAGCGGCGTGATTATGTGCATATTGTGCGGCCAGAACGGCGAGATGGCGCGGGATTCTGGCGGGTTGGCTTGCCCCGTACCCCCGTTCCGGGCGTCCGGCGGGGTCAACGATGCGCCGCCTGCCGCGCAGGTCACGCGACGAGGAGGAACATTTCGGCCCCGCGCGCGCATCGGTGGGTTATGACCACTACACGCGAAGATTCCCCGAAGCTAGGCTCGAACGTGCCGGATCTCGGCAAGGACATTCGCCAGCTGGCGGCGACCTTCGGGCAGTCCCAAGAGATCCTGAGCCGAATCGCCACGCGCGTCGACGCGCTCGGCGCGCCCTCCGCAGCGGAGAGGAAGCCCACCGCCTTGGCCGACAAGGCGACGGCCCGCCCAGCTGCTCCAGCGCCGGCGAAGAGCACGCCTCCGGCGGCAAGGCCGGCACCGCGGAACCCGTCGCCGGACAAGCCGGAAGCCGCCGGTCAGCCACAGACCAACTCCCGGCACGCCGACAGGACGACGTCGCCCTTCCAAACCGCTCACAATCGGGTGCGACAGGCGAATACGGGCCCGGCGTTCCGGAGTGCCCAGCATCCGCTGCCACCTGTTGATAAGCGGGTCGCCGAGCCCAAGCCTGAGCCATGGTGGACGAAGGAGGGCGCGGTCACCCGCGTGCTCGGAATCGTCGGCGGAGTCCTCACCGCCATCGGTATGGCGTTTTTCCTCGCCATCGTGTTCAATCTCGTCGGCCCGTTCGGGCAGCTCGGGATCGCCGTCCTCGTCGGAGCGGTCCTCGGCATCACCGGCTGGGTGTTGCAACGGCGCCACGAGCACAAGCGGGATCTGACCTCGCCTCGGCCGCAGGGTCACCTATTCGCCAGGCCATCGACACACATCGGCGCGCTGGCACTTCTCGGCACGTCGATCGCGGTATTCATGCTCATCCCGGTGGCCGCCTCGGCCGTATACGAGCTCCTCCCTCAGGCAATCGGCCTGTTCGTCGTGTTTCTCGTCGCCGCAGGTGGCCTAGGTCTCGCGCGGAAACTCACCTCCGCTGTCATTGCCGGAATCGGCGCATGTGGCGCGATGGTCTCGATGGTGATCGTCGGGCACTCCCTACTCACGCTCGCGGCCGTCGCCGTGATGTTCCTCGTGTCCGGTCTGGCCACCACGCACCTGGGTATCGTGCTTCGCGTCGTCCGCACCGTCGCCTATCTCGGTACGGTGACCGCGATCTTCGTACTGATATGGTTCGATGTCACCGATGGCGAGGAGCTCGATTTCGGTCTCGGCCCGGCGGGCTACATCGCCGTCCTCACCGCAGTCGCGGCAAGCGCCATGATCATCGGCGCCCGCGACATCGAACACGACCGCTCGTACGAACTCATCACCGGCGCGTGCGCACTGGCGCCGACGATCCCGGTCGCGCTCTTCTTTTTCGACCTCGAGGTCAACCCGAACCCGTTCTTCTTGCTGGTCCTGTCGGCTGTCTACATTCCCGCCGGAATCTTCCTCCAACTCCGCTCCTCGCGGCTGCAGTCCACAACCGTGACGTACGGCCGAGTGACGATGAGCCTCGGGGCGATGGCCCTCAATATCGGCCTGCTCTGGACGGCACGCGAACTCGACTGGCCGGCCGGGATCTCCTGCATCACTGTGTCGGTGTCCGCGGCGAGCGCGTTCGCCTGGCACCGGCACAACCGAACGATGCATAGCCTCGCCCAGGCGTGCATCATTGGCACCATCCCACTGGTCTGGACGATCCCCTTGATCCTCAACCCGGACTTGTGGATGCTCCCCGATGAGCCTTCCGACGTCCCCGGTCTGCCGCTGGCGCAGCTCTCGGTGACCACCGCGATGCTCCTCTTCGCGCTCCACGTACTCGCTCGAACCCTGCCGGCACTCTTCTCCACGCGCCCGGCGACCTCGACGCCGAACTGGGCGTGGGCGCTCCTTTCCCTCGCCTGGATCGCCTCGACGATCCTGTATGCAGGGCTCTACCTCACGGCAGGTTCGGGCAGCGATGTGTACTTCTACCTCGGACACCTGGTCGTCACCGTAGGATGCTTCGCCCTCGCCATCGTCTTGTTGTCGACGAAGAAGGCACTGCCCGGCGCCCGGGCCGTGGGTGCGCTCGTGTTCCTCGCCTCCCTGGCAAAGCTCTTCCTCGTCGACCTGGCGACGATGAGCGCGCTCGTGAGAATCCTGGTGTTCTGCCTGGTGGGCGGCATGCTGCTCGTGGCGGCGACGCGGCTTTCGAACCGTGCGGAGTCCAGGCCGGCGCCCGGCGGGACGGGGACATCAGAGACCGACGGACCCCGACAGCACGCCCAGTCCGGCGCCCAAGGACCCGGCGCCCAGGGAGCCCCCACCCACGGAACCCCCGCCCACGGAACCGACCCCAACGGATCCCACTCCCACGGACCCGCCACCGGCCGAACCGGCCCCCAGGGACCCAGCCGCTAGCGACCCGGCGGCGGCGCTTCCCGCGGCGCTACCGGCATCGACGCTGCCGCCCCCGGTCGAACCGAGGGCGGCGGCGTCGAGCGAGCCCACGGCCGCAGCCGAAGCCGCCTCGATGCCGCCTTGGATCGCCGAGAGCTCGGCACTGCCCGCCGGTGGTGCCGCGGGAACCGGGTCGGGACCGGCGAGGTGATCGGGATCCTCGCCCAGCGACTCCTCCACCGACGGCACTGGTTCGGGGACCGGCTCCGGCGCGGGTTCGGGCGCGGGTTCAGCCGCGGGAGCCTCACCGATCCCGCCCTGCACGGGCTCGGGGCACACCACATCGCACAGGTTCGGCAGCTCCGGTGGGGCCGGCAGCGGCGGGGGTTCGGGTAACGGCGGCAGTTCAACATCGAGTCCCTCGGCCGAGCCTCCCCCGAGCGCACCACCGATCGAGCCAAGCGCCAACGAACCGGCGGCAAGCGACCCCAGTCCGCCGGCCGAACCACCGCCCATCACGGACCCGCCGGCCACCGATCCTCCTCCCAGCGCCGCAGGACTCAGCGAACCGAGTCCGCCGAGCGCTCCGCCCGCGGCGGCCGAACCCGCCGCAGCCCCACCCACGTAGGGAACCGCCCACGTCCCCGCACCGTCGTCGGTGTAGGTCTCCTCGTACTCGGTGCCATGAGCGAGCACGACCCGGTCGGCGACGCCATCGCCATCGGAATCCCACATCGCATCGGACTCCGTTCCATCGCCTGTGAAATCGAGGGCCACGGCGTCGAGCGCCCCGGCACCGCCGAGGTCGAGGTTGGGCGGGGTGGTCCATTGCGTCGGCTCTACGAGGCCGTCTCCGAAGAAGTAATCCATGCCCATAGCTTGACCCACAGGCATGGATTACAGGGTGCGCTACATCCGGCTGTGGATTGCCACAGGCTCTATCCACACCTATGACGTCGGACGGCGCGCTAGTTCGTGGCCGCCTCGCGCACCCGCTCGTCCTCCACCGGTTCGCCGGCCGGCCGAACCCGAATCTCGGCGTCCGCGGGGGAGCGGGGGATCAGGGCCGTGCACACGGCGCCGATCACCGCGACGGTCGCGAACACGAAGAAGGCTGCGCCGGCACCGAAGTTGGCCCCGATGAGGAGCCCGCCGATGAGCGGGCCGAAGATGCCACCGAGCCGGCCGAAGCCCGCACACCACGCCACGCCGGCGGCGCGGGCAGAGGTGCCGAAGTAGTTCGACGTCAGACCGTAGGTGAGTACCTGGGTGCCGAGCACGCCGATGCCGGCGAAGCCGATGAGCAGGTAAACGAGCCATACCGGCATCGAGTTCGGCAGGAGGAACAGACACAGGGCGGCGATCAGGAACGTCGTGGTGATGATCTTATTCGCGCCAACCCTATCGGCGACCCAGGAGGCGACGAGGCCCCCGACTACCGCGCCGCCATTGAGCGCGAAAAGCGAGTACAGCGAGTTATCGGCGCTGGTGCCGTTTTCCTGCATGATCTGCGGGAGCCACGTGTTGAGACCGTAGGTCGACAACAGCCCGATGAAGCTCATGGTGCCGATGAGGATCGTGCCGGGCAGGTAGGCACGAGAGAAGAGCGCGGCGAAGCCGGTGCGCCTCAGCGCCTTGTTCTTGTCATCGGCGGTGGCGCCGGTAGTTTCGGCGGGAGTCGCCGCGTCGACGGCGAGGAATTGTTCGGCCGGGAAATCGTGTGCGGCGCACAGGCGCTCGGCGTCGGCGAGGCGTCCGCGGGCTACGAGCCAACGGGGGGATTCCGGGAGCGCGTAGAAGGCGAGCGGTAGCAGGATCACCACGGGCAGCGCGCCGATGGCGAACAGCCCGCGCCAGCCGATCGCGTCCTCGAGGGCGACCGCGAGGACGGAGGCGAGCACGCCACCGGCCGGGACGCCGGAGTAGACGATGGCGTTGAACAGGTTGCGCCGGTTCTGCGGGGCGAATTCGGCGATGATCGCGCCGCCGGTCGCGACGATCATGCCGACACCGAGGCCGGTGACGAAGCGCAGCACACCGAACGCGGTGATCGAGCCAGCCAACGCGGTGAGTCCCATCCCGACGGAGAACCAGGCGATGGCGGTGAGCATCACCTTGCGCCGGCCGAGGCGGTCGCCGACGGCACCGGCCGAAAGCGCGCCGATCATCACCCCGACCATCGTGTACGAACCGAGGGAGCCCGCCACGGCCGGACTGAGCGCTCCGATTGCGCCCTCGTCCGCGATGAGGGTCGGCAGGACTGCGCCGTAGATGACGAGGTCGTAGCCGTCGAACAAGATGGCGCCGCCGACGATCGCGAGGATCGCGTAGACGGCGCGGCGGTGGCGCGGCGATTGCCAGACATCGCGGTCACCACCGACGGATGTGGGCAGGGTGTGCGGCGTAGTCACGGGAGGCTCCTTCGAGCTGTCGGTTCACGCCCTCTGATCGAGAGCTGTGTCACATTAAAGCCGTGACCTGCGAAAATTAACCCAGACAAAGCCCTAAGGAATGCCACGACCGCGCCGTCCGCGCAGTGAACACTCGTCTGCCCCGGCACGCGGCTCGGAGACGCACCTCCACACGATCTACCTGTGCCTACGCGCAGTGAACCCCGTGCGCCCGGACTCGTCCGAACGCGGGTCGGGCACGCCGGGGATCATCCGTTCGCGGGCGAAACTTTTCCGGCCGGTTCCGCGGATTGGGGTACCCGCGCCCACCACGCGAGCAGCACGAGGTAGGCCAGCGCCCACAGGACGAACGCGTTTCCGACGATGTGGTCGAGCACGCTCCAGTTCTGCTCGGCCCCGTCGTTGTGCGGCACGAGCCAGTACGGGGTGGCGTAGAAGATCAGCGCGCCCGCGACCGCGAGGATGCGCGCGTAGCGCACGAGCGGGGCCGGAAGGGGAGCGGCGTCCGACGTCAGACGCGGCAATGCGATGCGCAGGACGACGATCGCGAACGGCACGATCCACACCCAGTGGTGCCCCCACGTGACAGGCGAGGCGAACAGCGACACCAGCGCCACCGCGAGCGCCGCGTCCGCGGGGCGGCCCGCTCGACTCAGGGCCCAGGCAAGGATTCCGATGACGGCGATCGACGCGATCGACAGGGCGACCCAGATCGCGGAGGCCGTGGTTCCCTCGCCGACGAGCCGCTGCAGCAGGCCGTTGAAGCCCTGGTTCGTGGCGAAGGAGGGGGCGCCGATTCGCTCGGAGGACAGCAGCGTCGTCGTCCAGTATTCGACCGAGGCGCCTGGCAGCACGGCGAAGCCGATACCGGTACTCGCGGCGAATCCGGCGGTCATTGCCGCGGCTCCGCGGAAGTCGCGCCGCGCGAGGTAGTACAGCCCGAACACGAGCGGGGTGAGCTTGACCGCCGACACGAGACCGACGAGCAGCGGGCCCCACAGCGAGGCGCGCGCGGGATTGCCGCCGCCATCGGTTCGGCCGCTCGGACGCCACGGCGCCGTTCCGGCGAGCAGCCCTGCGAGGATACCCACCATGAGCAGGATGTTGATCTGCCCGAACAGCAGCGTCTCGCGTACCGGCCCGATCCACAAACCGAGCGCGAGTAGGGGAAGCGTGAGTCCGATCGCCGTGCGGGCAGAGATGTTCCACGTGAAACGCGCAACGAGGACGAGGCAATAGCCGAGGCCGGCGATCGATGCGAGGGTCATCAGCGTCGAGCCGACGCCGAGCGGGACGAACGTGAACAGCGTGAATATCAGCGCCGCTATCGGCGGATACGTAAACGGCAGGTGGTCGCCCTGCGCCAGTGCCGGGAGGATCGCGAAGATGTCGCCGCCGTCGAGAACGACTTGCCCGCCGGTGCGGTAGACGTCGAAATCGATGCGGTAGGGCGGATGGTCCTGCAGTCCCGGGAACCCGAGGACGTGGATGGCGGCGCTCACCGCGAGCGCGATGAGCCAGACGATCCCCCACGACCGCCGGGAGACGAGCGCGGCGACGGCGCCGGAGAGCTGCGCACGCCGCGCCGGGGAGGTCACGTGCCATCCGCGCGCGAGACCCACGTCAGTTCCCGCCCTGCTGGTTCTCCCACCACGCCTTGAGCTCGGCCCTGGCCTCGTCCGGGTCCAGTGGGCCGCGGTCGAGCCGGAGCTCCTTGAGGTACTTCCACGCCTTGCCCACGACCGGGCCCGGCGGCACGCCGAGGATCTCCATGATGTCGTTGCCGTCGAGATCGGGGCGCACGCGCGCGAGATCCTCTGCCTCGGCGATCTCGGCGATGCGCTGTTCGAGGGAATCGTAATTACGCTGCAGCCGGTTCGCGCGACGCTTGTTGCGGGTGGTGCAGTCGGCGCGGACGAGCTTGTGCAGGCGCGGCAGCAGGTCGCCGGCGTCGTTGACGTAGCGCCGCACCGCCGAATCCGTCCACGCACCGTCGCCGTAGCCGTGGAAGCGCAGGTGCAGGAAGATCAGGCCCGAGACGTCCTCGATCATCGCCTTCGGATACTTGAGTGCCCGCATCCGCTTACGAGCCATCTTCGCGCCGACGACCTCGTGATGGTGGAAGGTGACCCCGCCGCCGGGCTTGGGCGCGCGCGTATCGGGCTTGCCGATGTCGTGCAGCAGCGCCGCCCAACGAAGCACGAGATCCGGGCCTTCGTCCTCGAGGTCGATCGCCTGCTGCAGCACCGTGAGCGAATGCCAGTACACGTCTTTGTGCTGCATGTGTTCGTCGCGTTCGAGCTGCATACCGGGGATTTCGGGCATCACCCGCTCGGCCAGGCCCGTCTCGACGAGGACGTTGATCCCGGCGACGGGATCCGCGCCGAGCATGAGCTTGTCGAGCTCGGTGCGAACGCGCTCGACCGTGATTCGGTCGATCTGCTCGGCCATCTCCCTCATCGATTCGCGCACCCGCGGGGCGAGGTCGAAGCGGAGCTGCGAGACGAATCTCGCCGCGCGCAG
It encodes the following:
- a CDS encoding glycosyltransferase 87 family protein; its protein translation is MTSPARRAQLSGAVAALVSRRSWGIVWLIALAVSAAIHVLGFPGLQDHPPYRIDFDVYRTGGQVVLDGGDIFAILPALAQGDHLPFTYPPIAALIFTLFTFVPLGVGSTLMTLASIAGLGYCLVLVARFTWNISARTAIGLTLPLLALGLWIGPVRETLLFGQINILLMVGILAGLLAGTAPWRPSGRTDGGGNPARASLWGPLLVGLVSAVKLTPLVFGLYYLARRDFRGAAAMTAGFAASTGIGFAVLPGASVEYWTTTLLSSERIGAPSFATNQGFNGLLQRLVGEGTTASAIWVALSIASIAVIGILAWALSRAGRPADAALAVALVSLFASPVTWGHHWVWIVPFAIVVLRIALPRLTSDAAPLPAPLVRYARILAVAGALIFYATPYWLVPHNDGAEQNWSVLDHIVGNAFVLWALAYLVLLAWWARVPQSAEPAGKVSPANG
- a CDS encoding MFS transporter; this encodes MDDGGDSRTRAPGARPRRDVTAWHWAVLAISTLAASATSAFVVGVAFLIPHLHAAGVSLTAAGVLVAMPNVGVACALVAWGSLVDAKGERLALTSGAALTALAIGASMWTAAAGGTQTAGLVWLGVLFTLGGAASAAANSASGRVVVGWFPPQRRGLAMGIRQMSQPAGVAVAAMTMPWIAGGHGVSAALGVPMALAAASAVLSALVVKDPPRPDKSSSSAAVLGTSPYRVPYLWRIHATSVLLVLPQTLMQSWLLVWLVVGEGWNAVAAGTVVTVTQVLGGIGRIVVGGASDRLPHRNWLLRWVAMSAAVAFGALTAAEALGVPNSVAIAVAVIASVIAVADNGLAFTSVAEFAGPFWSGRALGVQNTMQFLAVSAATPLFAAVISGHGFVWAFALATLAGMAAIPLVPRRDERREDSAELLGAAGT
- a CDS encoding MFS transporter; translated protein: MTTPHTLPTSVGGDRDVWQSPRHRRAVYAILAIVGGAILFDGYDLVIYGAVLPTLIADEGAIGALSPAVAGSLGSYTMVGVMIGALSAGAVGDRLGRRKVMLTAIAWFSVGMGLTALAGSITAFGVLRFVTGLGVGMIVATGGAIIAEFAPQNRRNLFNAIVYSGVPAGGVLASVLAVALEDAIGWRGLFAIGALPVVILLPLAFYALPESPRWLVARGRLADAERLCAAHDFPAEQFLAVDAATPAETTGATADDKNKALRRTGFAALFSRAYLPGTILIGTMSFIGLLSTYGLNTWLPQIMQENGTSADNSLYSLFALNGGAVVGGLVASWVADRVGANKIITTTFLIAALCLFLLPNSMPVWLVYLLIGFAGIGVLGTQVLTYGLTSNYFGTSARAAGVAWCAGFGRLGGIFGPLIGGLLIGANFGAGAAFFVFATVAVIGAVCTALIPRSPADAEIRVRPAGEPVEDERVREAATN
- a CDS encoding YqgE/AlgH family protein; protein product: MSERQNYLSGARDARQPCPGELLIASPGMDDPIFGRTIIYLIEHGIEGTLGVMLNKPLDANVAELLEHWGQILAPPHALFRGGPLSGDSGVALAVAQPGRPLRDDEHVHNVESRVYVVDLDADPDSLSNAVEGVRIFAGYASWAPGQLTAELARGDWIVAMGLPSDVITDKAGDLWAQVMRRQEAPLSLFSTYPTDPNLN
- a CDS encoding DUF2339 domain-containing protein, with translation MTTTREDSPKLGSNVPDLGKDIRQLAATFGQSQEILSRIATRVDALGAPSAAERKPTALADKATARPAAPAPAKSTPPAARPAPRNPSPDKPEAAGQPQTNSRHADRTTSPFQTAHNRVRQANTGPAFRSAQHPLPPVDKRVAEPKPEPWWTKEGAVTRVLGIVGGVLTAIGMAFFLAIVFNLVGPFGQLGIAVLVGAVLGITGWVLQRRHEHKRDLTSPRPQGHLFARPSTHIGALALLGTSIAVFMLIPVAASAVYELLPQAIGLFVVFLVAAGGLGLARKLTSAVIAGIGACGAMVSMVIVGHSLLTLAAVAVMFLVSGLATTHLGIVLRVVRTVAYLGTVTAIFVLIWFDVTDGEELDFGLGPAGYIAVLTAVAASAMIIGARDIEHDRSYELITGACALAPTIPVALFFFDLEVNPNPFFLLVLSAVYIPAGIFLQLRSSRLQSTTVTYGRVTMSLGAMALNIGLLWTARELDWPAGISCITVSVSAASAFAWHRHNRTMHSLAQACIIGTIPLVWTIPLILNPDLWMLPDEPSDVPGLPLAQLSVTTAMLLFALHVLARTLPALFSTRPATSTPNWAWALLSLAWIASTILYAGLYLTAGSGSDVYFYLGHLVVTVGCFALAIVLLSTKKALPGARAVGALVFLASLAKLFLVDLATMSALVRILVFCLVGGMLLVAATRLSNRAESRPAPGGTGTSETDGPRQHAQSGAQGPGAQGAPTHGTPAHGTDPNGSHSHGPATGRTGPQGPSR
- a CDS encoding CCA tRNA nucleotidyltransferase; this encodes MTSPGQQLELLAAAQGRLNALAPLLTPLADDFAASGHELYLVGGSVRDALLGARVSDMDFSTDARPETVRRILTRRARAVWDTGIEFGTISAAIPVPRSAAPSLDDDAQPQPEWQVEITTYRADSYDGVTRNPTVTFGDTLEGDLVRRDFTVNAMAVRLLPGGGTEFCDPIGGMDALAEKIIDTPSSPEVSFGDDPLRMLRAARFVSQLRFDLAPRVRESMREMAEQIDRITVERVRTELDKLMLGADPVAGINVLVETGLAERVMPEIPGMQLERDEHMQHKDVYWHSLTVLQQAIDLEDEGPDLVLRWAALLHDIGKPDTRAPKPGGGVTFHHHEVVGAKMARKRMRALKYPKAMIEDVSGLIFLHLRFHGYGDGAWTDSAVRRYVNDAGDLLPRLHKLVRADCTTRNKRRANRLQRNYDSLEQRIAEIAEAEDLARVRPDLDGNDIMEILGVPPGPVVGKAWKYLKELRLDRGPLDPDEARAELKAWWENQQGGN